One Chitinophaga sp. H8 DNA window includes the following coding sequences:
- a CDS encoding RNA polymerase sigma factor gives MPQEDTVLLEMLQYGNAKSAYEQIFKKYYKLLCAKACYMLGNMAEAEDLVQELLGNIWEKQLYHNINISLSAYLYRAVKNRCLDFIEKKKNQHKQMNEYRVELEPELIQAALLPTIGEELPGQGVRANFDLAISELPTQQLEAFNLVYMERKRYQEAAEKMGISINSVKTHLRIAIRTLRQKLLHLR, from the coding sequence ATGCCACAAGAAGATACTGTTCTCCTGGAGATGCTCCAATATGGTAATGCCAAAAGCGCATATGAGCAAATATTTAAAAAATATTACAAGCTTCTTTGCGCCAAAGCCTGCTACATGCTGGGGAATATGGCAGAAGCGGAGGATCTTGTGCAGGAATTGTTGGGAAACATATGGGAAAAGCAGTTGTATCACAATATTAATATCTCACTTAGCGCCTATTTATACAGGGCAGTAAAAAATAGATGCCTTGATTTTATTGAAAAAAAGAAAAATCAACATAAGCAGATGAATGAGTACAGGGTAGAACTGGAGCCGGAATTGATTCAGGCCGCGCTGCTGCCTACTATTGGAGAAGAGTTGCCGGGACAGGGTGTTAGAGCTAATTTTGACCTGGCCATCAGTGAATTGCCAACCCAGCAGTTAGAGGCTTTTAACCTGGTGTATATGGAGAGGAAGAGGTACCAGGAAGCGGCAGAAAAGATGGGTATCAGCATCAATTCCGTGAAAACCCATTTGAGGATTGCAATACGTACACTACGACAAAAGCTGTTACATTTGAGATAA
- a CDS encoding TonB-dependent receptor, protein MKQDVKVLHLCRRGLSATCSKQLFLILCSLFYFSNAIAQTPVVTIKGEGIPLSKVFETIEQQTRLTVFYSHSLLKDDERVSLDVRQASISEVLKLVLKGKGITFTIGKDLILLKKQGGELEKQPAGVSGRVTDESDTPLPGVSVAIKNTRKGIVTDADGRFQLQPGVNDTLVFSFMGYVTQEMPVRGGIAMQVVLKQDAANLGEVVVVGMNNKQTKRSITGAVSTIQTKELRQSPVANLSNALAGRLPGLITVQSTGQPGDDGAAMYIRGVSTYGNTAPLVVIDGLPRSQANFSQLDANEIESVSILKDAASTSLYGIQGANGVIVVTTKRGGTNKKPLVSFTAQQAFQQPIRLPQQMNAWEQAVYYNEYDTNDGRAPRFNEAALGKIKNGSDPSLYPNVNWYHEMLKAVSSQRQYNLNVSGSTNVARYFISGSFIQQGGLLKHEGDNDYDVRNKFDRYNFRSNIDLDVTKRLKVQVDLAGRLENRTGPGPGFQQIFSMLTGISPLAMPIFNPDGSLGAGSAAVVPGDKNPYGLIARSGYYTNYTNVMYGTLSARHDLDFITEGLSAQLFFSFENTNTKETKRSQDFDSYWYRGPDGEGNPIYQQYTIGSRLTTGGSSSIARYNYLDLRINYARNWRGHALTAQVLGNRTLRMVDDLLPFAYQGISSRMTYSFRSKYYLEVNAGYNGSENFPKGRRYGVFPAASAGWILSEEPFLRHSRIINFLKLRGSYGAVGNDQINGGRWLFISDYAPGGGYYFGVSPTSVSGYDENRVGNQYVTWERSAKMNAGLELYLFPKKEVQLIFDVFRELRSNILTTPGTVPNYVGIGELSPRNVGKMLNRGFEVELRANKTLGQLNLFGNIQLTYARNKILSNDQPPPAMPYQSLLGYEAGYALGYKFLGFFTDEADIVKSPRQSFSSNIIPGDVKYSDINNDGIIDARDRVPIQVRNIPRYVGGFSFGGGYKGFDVSLLFNGALGGTANIRLYQPGSAFQLQRWTPENKEHARVPVAHLSSNNTDILSDLNVQKTDYLKLRNMEIGYEIPQRILNLTKLEYARFFINGQNLALWDRLWYRDRDPESPGGDVVYPVQRVINIGLNVRF, encoded by the coding sequence ATGAAACAAGATGTAAAAGTGCTTCACCTTTGCAGGAGGGGATTGTCTGCAACATGTTCAAAACAATTATTTCTTATCCTATGTAGCTTATTTTATTTTTCCAATGCCATAGCGCAGACCCCTGTTGTTACTATCAAAGGAGAAGGGATTCCGCTATCAAAGGTATTTGAAACGATTGAGCAACAAACGCGGCTTACTGTTTTTTACAGCCATAGCTTATTGAAGGATGATGAACGGGTAAGCCTGGATGTACGACAGGCCAGCATTTCGGAGGTGCTTAAACTGGTACTGAAAGGGAAGGGGATTACCTTTACCATCGGGAAGGACTTGATTTTGTTGAAAAAGCAGGGAGGAGAATTGGAAAAACAACCAGCGGGGGTGTCCGGAAGGGTGACAGATGAGAGTGATACTCCGTTACCCGGTGTAAGCGTAGCAATAAAGAATACCCGCAAAGGAATTGTTACGGATGCGGATGGTCGCTTTCAGTTACAGCCAGGAGTGAATGATACACTGGTATTTTCCTTTATGGGATATGTAACCCAGGAGATGCCAGTAAGAGGGGGAATAGCGATGCAAGTAGTATTGAAACAAGACGCGGCCAACCTCGGGGAAGTGGTGGTAGTAGGTATGAATAACAAACAAACAAAACGCTCCATTACCGGTGCAGTGTCTACTATCCAGACCAAAGAGCTGAGACAGAGCCCGGTTGCCAACCTTAGTAATGCGCTGGCGGGGCGTCTTCCAGGGCTGATCACCGTACAATCCACAGGTCAGCCAGGAGATGACGGCGCTGCTATGTACATTCGGGGGGTATCTACTTATGGTAATACTGCTCCGCTGGTGGTGATAGACGGTTTGCCCAGATCGCAGGCTAATTTCAGTCAGCTGGATGCTAATGAGATCGAATCTGTAAGTATATTGAAAGATGCGGCATCAACTTCTCTGTATGGTATACAGGGCGCCAACGGCGTAATAGTAGTCACCACCAAAAGAGGAGGTACGAATAAAAAACCACTTGTCAGTTTTACAGCACAACAAGCCTTTCAGCAACCGATCCGCTTGCCTCAACAGATGAACGCCTGGGAACAGGCAGTCTATTATAACGAGTATGATACGAATGATGGGCGTGCACCGCGTTTTAATGAGGCCGCCCTGGGTAAGATAAAAAATGGATCGGACCCTTCTTTATATCCCAATGTGAACTGGTATCATGAAATGCTCAAAGCTGTCTCTTCCCAGCGCCAGTATAACCTCAATGTATCAGGGAGCACCAATGTTGCCCGATATTTCATCTCCGGTAGCTTTATCCAACAGGGCGGCTTGCTGAAACATGAGGGGGATAATGACTATGATGTTCGCAATAAATTTGACCGCTATAATTTCCGTTCTAATATTGACTTGGACGTTACAAAACGATTGAAAGTACAGGTAGACCTGGCAGGGCGGCTGGAGAATAGAACGGGTCCTGGCCCTGGTTTTCAACAGATATTCAGCATGCTTACCGGCATTTCCCCCCTGGCGATGCCCATATTCAATCCTGATGGCAGCTTAGGCGCGGGTAGCGCCGCTGTAGTGCCCGGTGATAAGAACCCATATGGTTTGATTGCCCGAAGTGGCTATTATACCAATTATACGAACGTAATGTATGGAACCCTCTCTGCGCGGCATGACCTGGATTTTATCACAGAGGGGCTTAGCGCTCAGTTATTTTTCAGCTTTGAGAACACCAACACAAAAGAGACTAAAAGATCGCAGGATTTTGACTCTTACTGGTATCGGGGACCTGACGGAGAAGGGAATCCAATCTATCAGCAATATACCATCGGAAGCAGGTTAACTACAGGTGGGAGCAGCTCCATTGCCCGTTACAATTACCTGGATCTCCGCATTAACTACGCCCGGAACTGGAGGGGACATGCCCTTACAGCACAGGTGCTGGGGAACCGTACACTACGTATGGTGGATGATTTGCTGCCATTTGCCTACCAGGGTATCAGCAGCCGTATGACCTATAGTTTCAGGTCAAAATATTACTTGGAAGTGAACGCCGGATACAATGGCTCCGAGAACTTTCCCAAAGGTAGAAGATATGGGGTTTTCCCCGCTGCGTCGGCAGGATGGATACTAAGTGAGGAGCCATTCCTGCGCCATTCCCGTATTATTAATTTTCTGAAGTTGAGAGGCTCATATGGAGCTGTCGGTAACGACCAGATAAACGGAGGACGCTGGTTGTTCATTAGCGATTATGCACCAGGTGGTGGTTACTATTTCGGGGTATCACCAACAAGTGTTTCTGGGTATGATGAGAACCGCGTAGGGAACCAGTATGTTACCTGGGAACGGTCTGCTAAAATGAATGCCGGTCTGGAATTATACCTGTTTCCTAAAAAGGAAGTACAACTGATATTTGATGTGTTTAGGGAACTACGCTCCAATATATTGACGACACCGGGCACTGTACCAAACTATGTGGGGATCGGAGAGCTCTCTCCAAGGAATGTTGGGAAAATGTTGAATCGCGGGTTTGAGGTGGAGTTACGAGCGAACAAAACATTGGGACAGCTGAACCTTTTCGGTAACATACAGCTCACTTACGCCCGGAACAAAATATTGAGCAATGACCAGCCACCACCGGCTATGCCTTATCAAAGCCTTTTGGGGTACGAAGCAGGTTATGCATTAGGATATAAATTTCTCGGCTTTTTCACCGATGAGGCTGATATTGTTAAAAGCCCAAGACAAAGCTTTAGCAGCAATATTATCCCCGGTGATGTGAAATATAGCGATATAAATAATGATGGTATAATAGATGCGAGAGATCGTGTTCCCATCCAGGTACGGAATATTCCCAGATATGTAGGAGGTTTTTCTTTCGGTGGCGGCTATAAGGGATTTGATGTGAGTTTGCTCTTCAACGGTGCGCTTGGCGGTACCGCCAATATCCGGCTGTATCAACCGGGAAGCGCATTTCAACTGCAGCGCTGGACGCCTGAAAACAAAGAACATGCCAGGGTTCCCGTGGCACATCTCTCCAGCAATAATACTGACATACTCTCCGACCTGAACGTACAGAAAACGGATTATCTGAAGCTGCGCAATATGGAAATTGGTTATGAGATACCACAACGTATATTGAATCTTACAAAGCTGGAATATGCGCGCTTTTTTATCAATGGACAGAACCTGGCGTTATGGGACCGGCTTTGGTACAGAGACAGGGATCCGGAATCTCCTGGAGGTGACGTTGTGTACCCTGTTCAGCGGGTGATCAACATTGGGTTGAATGTTCGTTTCTAA
- a CDS encoding glycoside hydrolase family 97 protein, with the protein MNLKKWTLGIVATAVSMMATAQEYMLQSPDGKTTVRILVKDSIQYSVLRDGKVLLQPATISLSTSFFKSGVWKPSGSKKTAVQQVLQPVVPQKSSHIVDHYAQLQIGFKNQVDLQWRAYNNGVAWRWVIRHKGEYEVISEKAGFALQPKDTAWYPVEDGFYSHNERLYRRLTVDELRDKNKLGSLPALFSAGDKKLLITESGLLNYAGMWLEGTGTGNVAAVFPHYPSKLEITSDRDEVVRSREPYIARENGAAQLPWRIVMIAAEDKELLTNQLAYQLAVPSTGDYSWVKPGKASWDWWNANNVYGVDFRAGINTATYKYYVDFAAKYGLEYIILDEGWSDTRNLLKTIPDIDMEALSAYAASKNVGIILWTSWVVLDQQLDAALDLFAKWGIKGIKVDFMQRDDQVMVNYYERVAKAAAARKILVDFHGAYKPAGLQRTYPNVLSFEGVYGMEQNKVDQTKSIAPPHNVTFPFIRMAAGPVDFTPGAMLNAQPGDWAPHWSSPMSIGTRCHQLAMFVIYESPLQMLADNPVHYYKEPECMEFLQHVPAVWDTTIALQAQLGEYILTARKALNGDWYVGGMTGTAARTLTLDCSFLGEGAYELHIWKDGINADRNAQDFKVEQLTINKNSKIPVAMTTGGGWAARIIKR; encoded by the coding sequence ATGAATCTCAAAAAATGGACGCTGGGAATAGTCGCAACAGCTGTAAGTATGATGGCCACCGCACAGGAGTATATGCTCCAGTCGCCGGATGGCAAAACAACCGTTCGTATACTCGTAAAAGACAGTATACAGTATTCGGTATTGCGGGATGGAAAAGTATTGTTACAGCCAGCAACCATTTCCCTGAGCACTTCATTTTTCAAAAGCGGGGTCTGGAAACCTTCTGGCTCCAAAAAAACTGCTGTGCAGCAAGTATTACAGCCGGTAGTACCACAGAAGAGCAGCCATATCGTGGATCATTATGCCCAGCTACAGATAGGTTTTAAGAACCAGGTAGATCTGCAGTGGCGGGCTTATAACAATGGCGTTGCCTGGCGCTGGGTAATACGCCATAAAGGTGAATATGAAGTGATCAGCGAAAAAGCAGGTTTTGCATTGCAGCCAAAAGATACTGCCTGGTATCCGGTGGAAGATGGTTTTTATTCCCATAATGAACGCCTGTACCGCCGGCTTACCGTAGATGAGTTGCGGGATAAAAACAAGCTGGGCAGTTTACCGGCATTGTTCAGTGCAGGAGATAAAAAACTGCTGATCACCGAGTCCGGACTGCTGAATTATGCAGGCATGTGGCTGGAAGGAACTGGTACTGGTAATGTAGCAGCAGTGTTCCCGCATTATCCCTCCAAGCTGGAAATTACTTCAGACCGGGATGAGGTGGTACGTAGCCGGGAGCCATACATTGCCCGCGAGAATGGTGCTGCACAATTGCCCTGGCGTATAGTCATGATTGCTGCAGAGGATAAGGAACTGCTGACCAATCAGCTGGCCTATCAACTGGCAGTACCTTCTACAGGCGATTATAGCTGGGTAAAACCAGGTAAAGCCAGCTGGGACTGGTGGAATGCCAATAACGTATACGGAGTGGATTTCCGTGCAGGAATCAATACCGCTACCTATAAGTATTATGTGGATTTTGCTGCGAAATATGGATTGGAATATATTATCCTCGATGAAGGATGGAGTGACACGCGCAACCTGTTGAAAACAATCCCGGATATCGACATGGAAGCATTGTCTGCTTATGCCGCCTCCAAAAATGTTGGTATCATTTTATGGACCAGCTGGGTGGTATTGGACCAGCAACTGGATGCTGCGCTGGACCTCTTTGCCAAATGGGGGATAAAAGGTATCAAGGTAGACTTTATGCAACGGGATGATCAGGTGATGGTGAATTATTATGAGCGGGTGGCCAAAGCAGCTGCCGCCCGAAAGATATTAGTGGATTTTCATGGAGCATATAAACCAGCCGGACTGCAACGTACTTATCCCAACGTGCTTTCTTTTGAAGGAGTATATGGTATGGAGCAAAATAAGGTAGATCAGACCAAATCGATTGCACCGCCACATAATGTCACTTTCCCATTTATCCGGATGGCAGCAGGACCGGTGGATTTTACACCCGGCGCTATGCTGAATGCACAACCTGGCGACTGGGCACCACATTGGTCCAGCCCCATGAGTATCGGCACCCGCTGTCATCAGCTGGCAATGTTTGTAATTTATGAAAGCCCGCTGCAAATGCTGGCAGATAATCCCGTGCATTATTATAAAGAGCCGGAATGTATGGAATTCCTGCAGCATGTACCGGCTGTATGGGATACCACCATTGCCTTGCAGGCGCAGCTGGGAGAATATATACTTACCGCCCGTAAAGCACTGAACGGCGACTGGTATGTGGGTGGGATGACAGGTACTGCTGCCCGTACGCTTACATTGGATTGCTCCTTCCTGGGAGAAGGAGCGTATGAGCTGCATATCTGGAAAGATGGTATCAATGCTGACAGAAATGCGCAGGATTTTAAAGTAGAACAGCTGACAATAAATAAAAATTCAAAAATACCAGTAGCCATGACAACCGGTGGTGGCTGGGCTGCACGGATCATTAAACGGTAA
- a CDS encoding FecR domain-containing protein produces MKYNKEHIERLMLEKLLGTASPMEVQYLEELIGKDEEIRRLWEDVQAKVQPSQLRKLDEDVAWEKWNNHYGRSRRRLRYSALMVTTVLSAAVALTFYFFRPQEALKSPEVSVRADNSGQVRLVSGNGDVLDLSGQNSRKVRLGQLQLAIGEGKVSVTPTSGQPEEMSTLFVPPGLDYRIQLSDSTEVWLNAASCLRFPGYFDKSVREVYLQGEAYFKVSKDASRPFLVHTGSATVRVLGTEFNVNTYEHGVVKTALVAGSVAVEMGSTSPVILKPGYLGIAASGKLSVMPFNSQHELSWMEGRYYFKKKSLNELASVISRWYNVQVLFDNPDIANIEISGLLRKNHPLTDFLDDLTTTSGTQYYFLDDKLHLK; encoded by the coding sequence ATGAAATATAATAAAGAACATATTGAGCGATTGATGTTGGAAAAGCTGCTGGGGACAGCTTCTCCGATGGAAGTACAGTATTTGGAAGAGTTGATCGGAAAGGACGAAGAGATACGCCGGTTATGGGAGGATGTGCAAGCTAAGGTGCAGCCTTCACAGTTGCGTAAACTGGATGAAGATGTGGCTTGGGAAAAATGGAACAATCACTATGGCCGTTCCCGTCGCAGATTGCGATATTCTGCATTGATGGTTACGACCGTGCTTTCAGCAGCCGTCGCCCTTACTTTCTATTTTTTTCGTCCGCAGGAAGCCTTGAAGTCGCCTGAAGTCTCTGTAAGGGCAGACAACAGCGGGCAGGTGAGATTAGTATCAGGTAACGGTGACGTATTGGATCTTTCCGGACAGAATAGTCGCAAAGTAAGATTGGGGCAGCTGCAATTGGCTATAGGGGAGGGGAAGGTAAGTGTTACGCCCACCAGTGGGCAGCCTGAAGAGATGAGCACATTGTTTGTTCCACCAGGGCTCGACTATCGTATTCAATTGTCGGATAGTACGGAAGTATGGTTAAATGCCGCGTCATGCTTACGTTTTCCCGGGTATTTTGACAAATCTGTGAGAGAAGTTTATCTTCAGGGAGAGGCCTATTTTAAGGTATCAAAAGACGCCAGCCGCCCTTTTCTCGTACATACAGGCAGCGCTACCGTGAGGGTACTGGGCACAGAATTCAATGTGAATACATATGAGCATGGTGTCGTAAAAACGGCGTTGGTAGCAGGAAGTGTGGCTGTTGAGATGGGAAGCACTTCCCCAGTGATACTTAAACCGGGTTATTTAGGTATTGCTGCATCCGGGAAGCTTTCTGTAATGCCGTTCAATAGCCAGCATGAACTTTCGTGGATGGAAGGACGCTATTACTTTAAAAAGAAAAGCCTCAATGAGCTCGCCAGCGTAATATCCCGCTGGTATAATGTACAAGTATTGTTTGATAATCCTGATATAGCCAACATAGAAATTAGCGGTTTATTGCGGAAGAATCATCCGCTTACCGATTTCCTGGATGACTTGACTACAACTTCCGGGACACAGTATTATTTTTTGGATGACAAACTGCATCTGAAATAA